From Hirundo rustica isolate bHirRus1 chromosome 1, bHirRus1.pri.v3, whole genome shotgun sequence, a single genomic window includes:
- the AZI2 gene encoding 5-azacytidine-induced protein 2 isoform X1 translates to MEELVEDDICILNHEKADSAHKRDSDIPVPSYSGDESVASHFALVTAYEDIKKRLKETEKENSFLKKKVRILEEKVLGSRLEEECSSVGREQVNKAYQAYREACIDRDHLKSKLEKMAKESAASLKNLNEQLQSKEVELLQLRTEVETQQVIKSLNCTQAGWELEKLNSDLKVHSLEQDLEKLKEECNSLRKELQNSKQKDQAQEENPLNGDHLQSQDIQSMQQIYWDLKRGMSNLRVVTDKQAEVLLKLQRNPPGAKKAACTAPVQCVDLNISKLNLTSGVVYKNLSQSDKALGNAVPPPLLRDAHVPSERVTLQAWTDERPIPVDGKTFQEHHSYGKSSLEDNSWVFPSPPKPNENLFWETKNSPTLLNCPADYLDQCNQNCLHKS, encoded by the exons ATGGAGGAGTTGGTAGAGGATGACATCTGTATTTTGAACCATGAAAAAGCAGACAGTGCTCACAAGAGAGACAGCGATATTCCTGTTCCATCATATAGCGGAGATGAGTCTGTTGCCTCACACTTTGCGCTTGTCACTGCATATGAAGATATCAAGAAACGACTGaaggagacagagaaggaaaactccttcttaaaaaaaaaagtgagaatttTAGAAGAGAAG GTGCTTGGCTCCCGGCTGGAAGAGGAGTGCAGCTCAGTGGGGCGGGAACAAGTCAACAAGGCGTACCAAGCCTATCGAGAGGCCTGCATCGACCGCGATCATCTGAAAAGCAAATTGGAAAAAATG GCGAAAGAAAGTGCGGCATCCTTGAAAAACTTGAATGAACAGTTGCAATCTAAAGAAGTAGAGCTGTTACAACTAAGAACTGAAGTGGAAACTCAGCAAG TGATAAAAAGTCTGAATTGTACTCAAGCTGGCTGGGAATTAGAGAAGCTGAACAGTGACCTGAAAGTGCATAGTCTGGAACAGGATCTAGAAAAACTCAAGGAAGAGTGCAACAGTCTCAGGAAGGAGTTGCAAAATTCCAAGCAGAAG GACCAGGCTCAAGAGGAAAATCCCTTAAATGGAGACCACCTTCAAAGTCAAGACATCCAAAg TATGCAACAAATATATTGGGACCTGAAGAGAGGAATGTCTAATTTGCGTGTAGTGACTGACAAGCAAGCTGAGGTCCTACTAAAACTGCAAAGGAACCCACCAGGGGCCAAGAAAG CTGCCTGTACTGCACCAGTGCAGTGTGTTGACTTGAACATTTCCAAGCTGAATTTGACATCTGGGGTAGTCTATAAGAACCTCTCACAAAGCGATAAAGCCCTCGGCAACGCTGTGCCTCCCCCTCTGCTGAGAGATGCCCATGTCCCGTCAGAAAGGGTGACCCTACAAGCCTGGACAGATGAGAGACCAATTCCAGTTGACGGCAAAACGTTTCAGGAGCACCATTCTTACGGAAAGAGCTCTCTGGAAGATAATTCCTGGGTATTCCCAAGTCCTCCAAAGCCCAATGAGAATCTGTTTTGGGAAACGAAAAATAGCCCAACTTTGTTAAACTGTCCAGCAGATTACCTGGATCAGTGTAATCAAAACTGTCTGCACAAGAGTTAA
- the AZI2 gene encoding 5-azacytidine-induced protein 2 isoform X2 encodes MAKESAASLKNLNEQLQSKEVELLQLRTEVETQQVIKSLNCTQAGWELEKLNSDLKVHSLEQDLEKLKEECNSLRKELQNSKQKDQAQEENPLNGDHLQSQDIQSMQQIYWDLKRGMSNLRVVTDKQAEVLLKLQRNPPGAKKAACTAPVQCVDLNISKLNLTSGVVYKNLSQSDKALGNAVPPPLLRDAHVPSERVTLQAWTDERPIPVDGKTFQEHHSYGKSSLEDNSWVFPSPPKPNENLFWETKNSPTLLNCPADYLDQCNQNCLHKS; translated from the exons ATG GCGAAAGAAAGTGCGGCATCCTTGAAAAACTTGAATGAACAGTTGCAATCTAAAGAAGTAGAGCTGTTACAACTAAGAACTGAAGTGGAAACTCAGCAAG TGATAAAAAGTCTGAATTGTACTCAAGCTGGCTGGGAATTAGAGAAGCTGAACAGTGACCTGAAAGTGCATAGTCTGGAACAGGATCTAGAAAAACTCAAGGAAGAGTGCAACAGTCTCAGGAAGGAGTTGCAAAATTCCAAGCAGAAG GACCAGGCTCAAGAGGAAAATCCCTTAAATGGAGACCACCTTCAAAGTCAAGACATCCAAAg TATGCAACAAATATATTGGGACCTGAAGAGAGGAATGTCTAATTTGCGTGTAGTGACTGACAAGCAAGCTGAGGTCCTACTAAAACTGCAAAGGAACCCACCAGGGGCCAAGAAAG CTGCCTGTACTGCACCAGTGCAGTGTGTTGACTTGAACATTTCCAAGCTGAATTTGACATCTGGGGTAGTCTATAAGAACCTCTCACAAAGCGATAAAGCCCTCGGCAACGCTGTGCCTCCCCCTCTGCTGAGAGATGCCCATGTCCCGTCAGAAAGGGTGACCCTACAAGCCTGGACAGATGAGAGACCAATTCCAGTTGACGGCAAAACGTTTCAGGAGCACCATTCTTACGGAAAGAGCTCTCTGGAAGATAATTCCTGGGTATTCCCAAGTCCTCCAAAGCCCAATGAGAATCTGTTTTGGGAAACGAAAAATAGCCCAACTTTGTTAAACTGTCCAGCAGATTACCTGGATCAGTGTAATCAAAACTGTCTGCACAAGAGTTAA